Sequence from the Miscanthus floridulus cultivar M001 chromosome 16, ASM1932011v1, whole genome shotgun sequence genome:
agccgCCGTCTTCTCCACGCCGCGCCGCCACCACtccgcaccaccaccacgccgcgccACCACGCCCAGGCCGCCACCACGCCGGGGCCGGATCtgatggaggcggtggaggagcgccgTCGGGAAAGGGAGAGGCAGGGGGAGCGCCGCCATGCCGAGAGAGGAAGGGGGAGGGCGCCACCGCCgggaaagggagggggagggtGCCGCCACgctaggagagggagagggcagggCGCCCCCGCGCCGGGAGAGGAGGGTTGCGCGCCAGATCCGTCCGCCCGCGCTGGGGTCGGATCCGACCTCCCCGTGCGCCACCGTCACCGGATCCGTCCGCGCTGGggccggatctggtggaggcggtggaggagggagggaggtgcgcTACCGCACAGGGAGAGGCAGGGGGAGCGCTGCCATGACGAGAGAGGAAGGGGGAGGGCGGGCCGCGTCggtgagggaggaggggagggcgggccgCGCCGGcaccggagagggaggaggggagggcggggccgCACCGGCGCCGAGAGGGACGAGGGCGCCACTACTGGAttaagcttctttgccgagtgcctcaggcacttggCAAAAGGCCAAtatacactcgacaaagcctttgccgagtgttacactcggcaaagggcgctcggtaaatagtttatcgacaaagacctctttgccgagtgcactttatcgggcactcggtaaagcctttaccgagtgctaatctgacactcggcaaagaaaagtcgccgtgacggtgagcgccaccgtgacggcggctttgctgagtgttaaggtcaagcactcggcaaaggtcgcctctttgccgagcgccgttgactcagacactcgacaaatgtggcactgtgccgagtgccaccggcaatacactcggcaaacaggcgacctttgccgagtgcctggcccgtggcactcggcaaatctatgatgtttgccgagtgcaatggcctttacactcggcaaaacatgTTCCCAGGCATGTTCTCAGgtcgtcactttgccgagtgtcatggccattgcactcggcaaagtgattgaaaacagcctttttatttgttttttacattccattcaaacaaacagaagatatatataataaacatcacatatatatcatcaacagcacatatatatcaccaacaccacatatatatcacaaacgtcacatatatatcaaaaacatcacatgtctcacaatatatcacaaataagttcacaagtaatccaagtgctccatcatcgacaaccacaattgcaaatagaagtaccattaacaaccacaaatatcatcaccaagatggccaatgagattaatttggtgaaggattcgctgaagcatgaggatcgttcgatgccgccgattgattctgcacaaaggagaagagattgcatgtgtgagacaagataaatatataccatacatgaataaaacttttatactccactaggtttgaccgtaagcatgaacatacaaactaaaacatttatactcacaggagtagaatagtgaggaggtggaacgaatagcgaaggtggcagaactacacccatagcggcgccaagactttgcatgtactgaagaatctccgccatcctccgctactcggcctcccgctcagcctccaccctctccatcttcgtctgcatctgctcccgtatcctcctctcttgtttcagctgggcctacaatatattcaccccaatgttacaataatgcaaaggaaatgtatgaaaaaaccaatgaacgacgaataaaccagaaataaccttgagtgcctccacccggtggtgtgaagtgtcctgccgaggtcgaatctaggagagactagggtagcggccgagtcgattgcgccgtcgccaatccagtaccgcccatgcttcttgcatcctcccaccctcatgacgacttctccatcaaggtcctcggtgctcggattgtactctggcccatggacctcccttgccatcgatgtgtactcactgaggtggttgtggacggtcgcattgctaTACGCCTCGGCCCCGTCCTtcgggttgtagtcgacgtcggacgtcgccttacccttgtgggccatagcaaatgccttgaagatggagcaaggctggccaccatgtgacgccgactacgagaaaaacaacaagatgattagaaatcatgcagaattgagcgttagaataaataaatgaattcgcgtacccatgtttctaCGTATCCGCTGAGGTTGCGGcttccttgatggtgtgctacacctggcatcatcaaacgccgctcccagCACAAGTTGTGTGTCTtctcccactcgcgtgagcaccacttgtccaccatccgTTCccatcagaagatgaaattaagcctacttaatctcaaaaggaatcagtattaatgttatgtatttacctacaggtactggtcccgggtcagcgatatggttcttgcgtcccttttggtgaccttcgttccaag
This genomic interval carries:
- the LOC136510545 gene encoding uncharacterized protein, which codes for MPREEGGGRHRREREGEGAATLGEGEGRAPPRRERRVARQIRPPALGSDPTSPCATVTGSVRAGAGSGGGGGGGREVRYRTGRGRGSAAMTREEGGGRAASVREEGRAGRAGTGEGGGEGGAAPAPRGTRAPLLD